A genomic window from Papaver somniferum cultivar HN1 unplaced genomic scaffold, ASM357369v1 unplaced-scaffold_15, whole genome shotgun sequence includes:
- the LOC113335585 gene encoding uncharacterized protein LOC113335585, with the protein MVPEIQQFVSYTIKNGRSIRFWQDKWVDRGCLKDLFPIIYKACRRKQATIAEMINGGRWEGAFHKNLDANERCEWDLLRRDLGVVPSLVEENDEISFPDNFSAKTIYAAMENNTVEYRYVKFLWLKTIPNKVSFLLWAIFNDSLPTRSFLRHRGIELENDKCVFCNTEIENAEHLFLHCNFAFKIWDYFIKSFHISWPIPATVLQLFEAWNWNVLHGRSKQIWDIIHYALIWVI; encoded by the coding sequence ATGGTACCTGAAATCCAACAGTTTGTCTCGTATACAATCAAAAATGGAAGAAGCATTAGATTCTGGCAAGATAAATGGGTTGACAGGGGTTGTTTAAAGGATCTGTTTCCTATAATTTATAAAGCATGTAGGCGGAAACAAGCAACCATTGCTGAAATGATTAATGGAGGTAGATGGGAGGGAGCTTTTCACAAAAATCTGGATGCAAATGAAAGATGTGAATGGGACTTACTAAGAAGAGATTTAGGAGTTGTGCCATCTCTGGTGGAGGAGAACGATGAAATTTCATTCCCAGACAACTTTAGTGCAAAAACGATTTATGCTGCAATGGAGAATAATACAGTGGAATACAGGTATGTTAAATTTCTTTGGCTAAAGACCATACCTAATAAAGTGAGCTTTCTTCTCTGGGCTATATTCAATGACTCGCTTCCTACGAGAAGTTTTCTTAGACACAGAGGAATTGAACTGGAGAATGATAAATGTGTGTTTTGTAACACTGAAATAGAGAATGCGGAGCATCTTTTTCTCCACTGCAATTTCGCTTTCAAAATCTGGGATTACTTTATCAAGTCCTTCCATATTTCTTGGCCCATTCCTGCCACTGTACTTCAACTCTTCGAAGCTTGGAATTGGAACGTTCTGCATGGGAGAAGTAAACAAATATGGGACATCATTCACTATGCCTTAATCTGGGTCATTTGA